The following proteins come from a genomic window of Ignavibacteria bacterium:
- a CDS encoding DUF2085 domain-containing protein, producing the protein MEKVLFISMTEKTAYRILLGGTTLWCIAILSPPFLLTQDFSVIAFAVKKMFAPVCHQISERSISIVDIPLAVCARCSAMYFSFFFGILFWKKLSSLSLFSFPNVFIVLLPLALDVLVNISGISEQYSFFQTSHLVRRIVTGTLVGFSFGVAFVSVFISATKEIIFFKPNLHIDYESQTK; encoded by the coding sequence ATGGAAAAAGTTTTGTTTATATCAATGACGGAAAAAACTGCATATCGAATTTTATTGGGAGGAACAACGCTGTGGTGCATTGCAATTCTTTCACCGCCGTTTCTTTTAACGCAAGATTTTTCAGTAATCGCGTTCGCAGTAAAAAAAATGTTCGCTCCCGTTTGTCATCAAATAAGCGAACGAAGCATATCCATTGTTGATATTCCGCTTGCAGTGTGCGCGCGCTGTTCGGCAATGTATTTTTCCTTTTTTTTCGGAATATTGTTCTGGAAAAAATTATCCTCGCTTTCGTTGTTTTCGTTTCCCAACGTTTTCATAGTTCTTCTTCCTCTCGCACTCGATGTGCTGGTGAATATTTCCGGAATCAGCGAACAATATTCGTTCTTCCAAACTTCACATCTCGTACGAAGAATCGTTACAGGAACGCTTGTTGGATTTTCATTCGGCGTTGCGTTTGTATCTGTTTTTATTAGCGCGACAAAAGAAATTATTTTTTTCAAACCTAACCTTCACATTGATTATGAATCCCAAACCAAGTAA
- a CDS encoding T9SS type A sorting domain-containing protein, with protein sequence MNKLLLTITLFFFSTTLFSQITINTSDIDTVIGHSQMFKLQDTVAVNLGTSGENNVWDFSSMNLTRTQSQNVINKNSTTWGNTFSNSNYALKVINIEQHDTSYEFYHLTSSNFLYTGFVDKYQSNFNVAKYNPEFSLVNFPLSYNQSWNSTSKIKIAPYYYSTNLDSVIINAKVKFQTDSWGKLVTSASIDSFDVLRLRHDDTLTVAGYRFGLVLYRDTLQTINYLYLSNNIGIICEVASFDGETNPNFTTAASFRLYNGVPVGVKENSLSKPQNFSLEQNFPNPFNPKTVIRYSLSVNSTVTIKVYDILGNEVAMLMNNKEREPGKHEAQFDGTNLSSGIYFYRLTTNNFSETKKMILQK encoded by the coding sequence ATGAATAAATTATTACTTACAATCACATTATTTTTCTTTTCAACAACATTATTTTCTCAAATCACAATCAATACTTCTGATATTGATACAGTGATTGGACATTCGCAAATGTTTAAGTTGCAAGATACTGTTGCGGTGAATCTTGGAACAAGCGGCGAAAATAACGTGTGGGATTTTTCTTCAATGAATTTAACACGAACACAATCGCAAAACGTTATCAATAAAAATTCTACAACGTGGGGAAATACGTTTTCAAATTCTAATTACGCTTTGAAAGTAATCAACATTGAACAACACGACACGTCATACGAATTTTATCATCTTACTTCTTCTAATTTTCTCTACACAGGATTTGTAGATAAATATCAATCGAATTTTAATGTTGCAAAATATAATCCTGAATTTTCTCTCGTTAATTTTCCGCTTTCGTATAATCAATCGTGGAACTCTACTTCAAAAATAAAAATCGCTCCGTATTACTATTCTACAAATCTTGATTCAGTTATTATCAATGCAAAAGTAAAATTTCAAACAGATAGTTGGGGAAAACTTGTTACAAGCGCGAGCATTGATTCGTTTGACGTTTTGCGTTTGCGACACGATGATACGCTCACTGTTGCCGGATATCGTTTTGGATTAGTGTTGTATCGTGATACGTTGCAAACTATCAATTATCTCTATCTCTCCAATAATATTGGAATTATTTGTGAAGTTGCAAGTTTTGACGGTGAAACAAACCCGAATTTTACTACAGCGGCTTCGTTCCGGTTGTATAATGGTGTTCCAGTTGGTGTAAAAGAAAATAGTCTGTCTAAACCGCAAAACTTTTCCCTCGAACAAAATTTCCCAAATCCGTTTAATCCGAAAACAGTTATTCGTTATTCGTTATCGGTTAATAGTACCGTAACGATAAAGGTGTATGATATTTTGGGAAACGAAGTTGCGATGTTGATGAACAACAAAGAAAGGGAACCGGGAAAACATGAAGCGCAATTTGACGGGACAAATCTATCGTCGGGAATATATTTTTATCGCTTAACGACAAATAATTTTTCTGAAACAAAGAAAATGATATTGCAGAAATAA
- a CDS encoding type II toxin-antitoxin system HicB family antitoxin, whose protein sequence is METTKYVYWQDESMWLGYLEEYPDYMTQGETLEELKENLLDIYKDVTSGAIPFVRKVAELELA, encoded by the coding sequence ATGGAAACTACAAAATATGTTTACTGGCAAGATGAGTCAATGTGGCTCGGATATTTAGAAGAGTATCCCGATTATATGACACAGGGAGAAACGCTTGAGGAGTTGAAGGAAAATCTTCTTGATATTTATAAAGATGTAACGAGTGGAGCAATTCCATTTGTTCGTAAAGTTGCTGAGTTAGAACTTGCGTGA